A single region of the Aeromonas hydrophila subsp. hydrophila ATCC 7966 genome encodes:
- the dmeF gene encoding CDF family Co(II)/Ni(II) efflux transporter DmeF: protein MSSLASSHCHQPVVHEGNPLAEQKTRWAVLLTVIMMVAEIGGGWFYNSMALLADGWHMSSHALALGLSVLAYRAARHFARDHRFSFGTWKIEVLGGFTSALLLVGVAGMMLFESVFRLLDPSPIHYQQAIVIAIVGLLVNLACAWLLKDDHGHHHGHGHDHHHDHHDHAHPHDHGQHHGHQDLNLRAAYIHVLADAATSVLAILALVGGMLWGADWLDPLMGIVGAGLVAVWAWGLLRDSGRVLLDAEMDVPLVAEIREVIAELPDAEVRDLHVWRVGQQQYACVLSLLMAAPVAASEIRARLAIHEELVHVTIEVSAA from the coding sequence ATGTCATCCCTCGCCTCATCCCACTGCCACCAACCCGTCGTCCACGAAGGGAATCCGCTGGCCGAACAGAAGACCCGCTGGGCCGTGCTGCTGACCGTCATCATGATGGTGGCGGAGATCGGCGGCGGCTGGTTCTACAACTCCATGGCGCTGCTGGCCGACGGCTGGCACATGAGCTCCCACGCGCTGGCGCTCGGCCTGTCGGTGCTGGCCTACCGCGCCGCCCGCCACTTCGCCCGCGACCACAGATTCAGCTTCGGCACCTGGAAGATCGAGGTGCTGGGGGGCTTTACCAGCGCCCTCTTGCTGGTGGGGGTGGCCGGCATGATGCTGTTCGAGTCGGTGTTCCGGCTGCTGGATCCCAGCCCGATCCACTATCAACAGGCCATCGTCATCGCCATCGTTGGCCTGCTGGTGAACCTGGCCTGCGCCTGGCTGCTCAAGGATGACCACGGTCATCACCATGGGCACGGTCACGACCACCATCATGATCATCACGACCACGCTCACCCGCACGATCATGGCCAGCATCACGGTCATCAGGATCTCAACCTGCGCGCCGCCTACATCCACGTGCTGGCGGATGCGGCCACCTCGGTGCTGGCGATTCTGGCGCTGGTGGGGGGCATGTTGTGGGGGGCCGACTGGCTGGATCCCCTGATGGGCATAGTGGGGGCCGGACTGGTTGCGGTGTGGGCCTGGGGCCTGCTGCGCGACTCCGGCCGGGTGCTGCTGGATGCCGAGATGGACGTGCCGCTGGTGGCGGAGATCCGCGAGGTGATTGCCGAGTTGCCGGATGCCGAAGTGCGCGATCTGCACGTCTGGCGGGTGGGGCAGCAGCAATATGCCTGCGTGCTCTCCCTGCTGATGGCGGCGCCGGTTGCCGCCAGCGAGATCCGCGCCCGGCTCGCCATCCACGAGGAGCTGGTGCACGTCACCATAGAAGTGAGCGCCGCCTGA
- the pulA gene encoding pullulanase-type alpha-1,6-glucosidase, which translates to MDMKKTKVALVTASLLALLSGCNDNSSSPSTPDPTDGPVARLPNVQPPAEQLVAGPDQAVIALVDTQTSAARGVTGPFANYSLHLWNNDACSATAESGLNAGWDDKVNTPAAADGFGPSWVVPLSKLEGCINFIARNGDLANLTGSDMKVVFSDHPDRTVAIVAGKNEIFGSRAEAFTAAFGVAGASAHLIDGNTLIWQGGKDKPHVRLYYTESGTIKANAEGVFDFPYITLAPTSLTAEQQAKYPHLKDAAAFALPAGKDLKPLLKGELVAIGTDADGILQGATLVQSAGALDALYSEAATKLTYGAVVEGGNVTFRLWAPTAKSVKLALFDGQHKPLGERTMTLDEASGSWSVQGGSELVGKFYRYDIQVYHPVSRKLESYQVTDPYSLSLAMNSEFSQVVDLNDPALKPEGWDSLKAPHSQQNPADITIYEAHVRDLTGNDDSTPAEHRGKFLGLTDTDTAPVKHLQALAKSGVSHLHLLPVFDIATVNEDPAKVANISDDFGKLCQVNPEVQNSKFAGYCSSGQTIEAVLGDLQGSDSKENPQVQELYGYLRGVDSFNWGYDPYHYTTPEGSYATNAEGSQRILEFREMVKAIKQNIGMNVVMDVVYNHTNEAGLGPKSVLDKIVPWYYQRLNPETGSVENSTCCSNTAPEHAMFAKLMDDSLVTWARDYKIDAFRFDLMGHHPKDQMVQALAAVKQVNPEMYFYGEGWNFGEVQDDKRFVQATQKHLAGTGIGSFSDRLRDAVRGGSPFDGGDTIRKTQGFGNGALVDANEMDGVDRATALHQADLVRLGMAGNLKDFILTDKDGMPKKGSDIDYNGQPAGYAQDPTEIQNYVDKHDNQTLFDNLIYKAPQGADLVRMQGVSLATAMLGQGIPFTHAGVELLRSKSMERDSYDSGDWYNRVDYTLADNNFDKGLPRKDKDGDNYPLIEKVLGKHVKPSGADMATMVGFYQELAELRQSSRLLRLGSGAEVIKRVDFRNTGPDQEPGLIVMTVDDGINAGADLDPAIDGLVVMINATNAPQSISDFRDGNDQPIDLTSLQLSPAHHGGESIARDAAANGGTLTLGAWSAAVFVKPQSGAQGTGLPVGKKTDLSTVPPFGDTAVYLKGFLNEWGNTNQMTFSSNFMYEFTTEVSSDKLGTTNVKIADASWGPLNYGSCNAGDKLVVGTPLTLCKGGDTGNIGLDLAKAGSYKFVFTAMNKDKPTLSVSFTEPVQSCKVLDTVAGNPLGYNLFVKGELSGWAAQPQYQLSYKGMDGDLAIYQAAFNYTGSTEFKVANEDWSKEYLLNGGGAVTAETGYAIGFSQPGSANNSITLPQGLWSVLVKVDPAGTKAGTAVIQECSAK; encoded by the coding sequence ATGGATATGAAAAAGACCAAAGTGGCGCTGGTAACAGCCTCACTGCTCGCGCTTTTGTCCGGCTGCAATGACAACAGCTCCTCCCCCTCCACCCCTGACCCCACGGACGGCCCCGTCGCCCGTCTGCCCAATGTGCAACCCCCTGCCGAGCAACTGGTAGCCGGGCCCGATCAGGCGGTGATCGCCCTGGTGGATACCCAGACCAGTGCGGCTCGCGGGGTCACTGGCCCCTTCGCCAACTACAGCCTGCACCTGTGGAACAACGACGCCTGCAGCGCCACCGCCGAGAGCGGCCTCAACGCAGGCTGGGACGACAAGGTCAACACCCCGGCCGCGGCCGACGGCTTCGGCCCGAGCTGGGTGGTGCCCCTTAGCAAGCTGGAAGGCTGCATCAACTTCATCGCCCGCAACGGCGATCTGGCCAACCTGACCGGCAGCGACATGAAGGTGGTCTTCAGCGATCACCCGGACCGCACCGTGGCCATCGTCGCCGGCAAGAACGAGATCTTCGGCAGCCGCGCCGAGGCCTTCACCGCCGCCTTCGGCGTGGCGGGCGCCAGTGCCCACCTGATCGACGGCAACACCCTGATCTGGCAAGGGGGCAAGGACAAGCCCCATGTGCGCCTCTATTACACCGAGTCCGGCACCATCAAGGCCAATGCCGAAGGGGTGTTCGACTTCCCCTACATCACCCTTGCTCCGACCAGCCTGACCGCCGAGCAGCAGGCCAAGTATCCGCATCTGAAGGATGCCGCCGCCTTCGCCCTGCCGGCTGGTAAAGATCTCAAGCCGCTGCTCAAGGGTGAGCTGGTGGCCATCGGCACCGATGCCGACGGCATTCTGCAGGGGGCGACCCTGGTGCAGAGCGCCGGCGCCCTCGATGCCCTCTACAGCGAAGCGGCTACCAAGCTGACTTATGGCGCCGTGGTCGAGGGGGGCAATGTCACCTTCCGGCTGTGGGCGCCGACCGCCAAGTCGGTCAAGCTGGCGCTGTTCGACGGCCAGCACAAGCCGCTCGGCGAGCGCACCATGACCCTGGACGAGGCCAGCGGCAGCTGGAGCGTGCAGGGCGGCAGCGAGCTGGTGGGCAAGTTCTACCGCTACGACATCCAGGTCTATCACCCGGTCAGCCGCAAGCTGGAATCCTATCAGGTGACCGACCCCTACTCCCTGAGCCTGGCGATGAACTCCGAGTTCAGCCAGGTGGTGGATCTCAACGATCCGGCTCTCAAGCCGGAAGGGTGGGACAGCCTCAAGGCGCCCCACAGCCAGCAGAACCCCGCCGACATCACCATCTATGAGGCCCATGTCCGCGATCTGACCGGCAACGACGACTCCACCCCGGCCGAGCACCGCGGCAAGTTCCTCGGCCTGACCGATACCGACACGGCGCCGGTCAAGCACCTGCAGGCACTGGCCAAGAGCGGCGTCAGCCACCTGCACCTGCTGCCGGTGTTCGACATCGCCACCGTCAACGAGGATCCGGCCAAGGTCGCCAACATCAGCGACGATTTTGGCAAGCTGTGCCAGGTCAACCCCGAGGTGCAGAACTCCAAGTTCGCCGGCTACTGCAGCAGCGGCCAGACCATCGAGGCCGTGCTCGGCGATCTGCAAGGGAGCGACAGCAAGGAGAACCCGCAGGTGCAGGAGCTCTACGGCTATCTGCGCGGCGTCGACTCCTTCAACTGGGGCTATGACCCTTACCACTACACCACCCCGGAAGGCTCCTACGCCACCAACGCCGAGGGCAGCCAGCGCATCCTGGAGTTCCGCGAAATGGTCAAGGCCATCAAGCAGAACATCGGCATGAACGTGGTGATGGACGTGGTCTACAACCACACCAACGAGGCGGGCCTGGGGCCCAAGTCGGTGCTCGACAAGATAGTGCCCTGGTACTATCAGCGCCTCAATCCGGAGACCGGCTCGGTGGAGAACTCCACCTGCTGCTCCAACACGGCGCCGGAACACGCCATGTTCGCCAAGCTGATGGATGACTCCCTGGTCACCTGGGCGCGCGACTACAAGATCGACGCCTTCCGCTTCGACCTGATGGGCCACCACCCGAAAGATCAGATGGTGCAGGCGCTGGCTGCGGTGAAGCAGGTCAACCCGGAGATGTACTTCTACGGCGAGGGCTGGAACTTCGGCGAGGTGCAGGATGACAAGCGCTTCGTGCAGGCGACCCAGAAACACCTGGCCGGCACCGGCATCGGCTCCTTCTCCGACCGGCTGCGGGATGCGGTGCGCGGCGGCAGTCCGTTCGACGGCGGCGACACGATTCGCAAGACCCAGGGCTTTGGCAACGGCGCTCTGGTGGATGCCAACGAGATGGATGGCGTAGATCGCGCCACCGCTCTGCATCAGGCCGATCTGGTGCGCCTCGGCATGGCCGGCAACCTCAAGGACTTCATCCTGACCGACAAGGATGGCATGCCGAAGAAGGGCTCCGACATCGACTACAACGGTCAACCGGCGGGCTACGCCCAGGATCCGACCGAAATCCAGAACTACGTCGACAAGCACGACAACCAGACCCTGTTCGACAACCTGATCTACAAGGCGCCGCAAGGGGCCGATCTGGTGCGGATGCAGGGGGTATCGCTCGCCACTGCCATGCTGGGGCAGGGCATTCCCTTCACCCATGCCGGTGTCGAGCTGCTGCGCTCCAAGTCCATGGAGCGGGACAGCTACGACTCGGGTGACTGGTACAACCGGGTCGACTATACCCTGGCCGACAACAACTTCGACAAGGGGCTGCCGCGCAAGGACAAGGATGGCGACAACTATCCGCTGATCGAGAAAGTACTCGGCAAGCACGTCAAGCCGAGCGGTGCCGACATGGCGACCATGGTGGGCTTCTATCAGGAGCTGGCCGAGCTGCGTCAATCCTCCCGTCTGCTGCGTCTGGGCAGCGGTGCCGAGGTGATCAAGCGGGTCGACTTCCGCAATACCGGCCCGGATCAGGAGCCCGGCCTCATCGTGATGACGGTGGATGACGGCATCAATGCGGGGGCGGATCTGGATCCGGCCATCGACGGTCTGGTGGTGATGATCAACGCCACCAATGCTCCCCAGAGCATCAGCGACTTCCGTGACGGCAACGATCAGCCCATCGATCTGACCAGCCTGCAGCTGAGCCCGGCTCACCACGGCGGCGAGAGCATCGCCCGCGATGCGGCCGCCAATGGCGGTACCCTGACCCTGGGTGCCTGGTCGGCGGCGGTGTTCGTCAAGCCGCAGAGCGGTGCCCAGGGCACTGGCCTGCCGGTTGGCAAGAAGACTGATCTGAGCACGGTACCGCCGTTCGGTGACACCGCCGTCTATCTGAAGGGGTTCCTCAATGAATGGGGCAACACCAACCAGATGACCTTCAGCAGCAACTTCATGTACGAGTTCACCACCGAGGTGAGCAGCGACAAGCTGGGCACCACCAACGTCAAGATCGCGGATGCCAGCTGGGGTCCCCTCAACTACGGCAGCTGCAATGCGGGTGACAAGCTGGTGGTCGGCACTCCGTTGACCCTTTGCAAGGGCGGCGATACCGGCAACATCGGGCTCGATCTGGCCAAGGCGGGCAGCTACAAGTTCGTGTTCACCGCCATGAACAAGGACAAGCCCACCCTGAGCGTCAGCTTCACCGAGCCGGTGCAGAGCTGCAAGGTGCTGGACACGGTGGCGGGCAATCCGCTCGGCTACAACCTGTTCGTCAAGGGCGAACTCTCCGGCTGGGCCGCTCAGCCCCAGTACCAGTTGAGCTACAAGGGGATGGACGGCGATCTGGCCATCTATCAGGCGGCCTTCAACTACACCGGCAGCACCGAGTTCAAGGTGGCCAACGAGGACTGGAGCAAGGAGTACCTGCTCAACGGCGGCGGTGCGGTGACGGCGGAGACGGGTTATGCCATCGGCTTCTCCCAGCCGGGCAGCGCCAACAACAGCATCACCTTGCCGCAGGGCCTGTGGAGCGTGCTGGTGAAGGTTGACCCGGCCGGCACCAAGGCCGGTACCGCTGTGATCCAGGAGTGCAGCGCCAAGTAG